The following proteins come from a genomic window of Hymenobacter sp. DG25B:
- a CDS encoding efflux RND transporter permease subunit: protein MFSKFIRRPVFAIVISVVILLMGGLAIMKLPTSQFPEISPPLVMVSAAYPGASAKVLTESVLIPLEQAVNGVPGMKYMTSDAVSAGEANIQIVFNLGTDPDQAVVNVNTRIAQVLNRLPILVQREGVIVNRVVPNMLMYVNLYSKDKNTDMKYLFNFAGVNMIPELQRLGGIGRASILGSRQYAMRIWLKPDRMRAYNISVDDVMKALDEQSVIGSPGRIGRSDGGQAQSLEYVLSYKGRFNDVEEYKNVILRANPDGESLHLKDIANVSLGSEFYDIYSNLNQYPSAAIVLKQTYGSNASDVIKEVKAKLEELKKTSFPPGMDYKITYDVSNFLDASIENVIHTLRDAFILVALVVFLFLGDWRSTLIPAIAVPVSLIGSFMAMQAFGLTINMITLFALVLSIGIVVDNAIVVIEAVHAKMEEKHMSPFNAVREVVGEISGAIIAITIMMTAVFIPVSFMSGPVGIFYRQFSITMATAIVISGLVALTLTPVLCAMILKNNHGKPKKKTPIQRFFDAFNRGFEKLTNAYTGLLEKIVANRVITFAMLLAFGLGIWAITAKLPAGFIPSEDQGLIYAIVQTPPGTTLEQTNAVSQRLASLAKDVPGIANISTLAGYEVLTEGRGSNAGTCLIDLKPWSERKESIADIIGALEKKAHEIPGATIEFFEPPAVPGYGAAGGFQLQLLDKTNSGDYKALEKVNNEFIAKLKKRKELTGVFTFFSANYPQYELQIDNELAMQKGVSIGNAMNTLSIMVGSTYELGFIKYQRFFKVYVQASPEYRKLPQDVLNMWAKNDKGEMVPFSAFMKIVKSQGANEINRYNMYTTASIRGGAAEGYSSGEAIKAVQEVAQSLPHGYDIDWGGLSKDEVSRGNESTVIFIIVLVFVYLVLAAQYESFLLPLAVIFSLIAGVFGSFLFIKMFGLANDIYAQVGLVMLVGLLGKNAVLIVEFAALKHEEGMSVRDAAIEGAKVRFRPILMTSFAFIAGLIPLVVATGAGAIGNRTIGSSALGGMLFGTVFGVIIIPGLYYFFGTLAGKSKLIRDENESPILEGIEPRVLIEETEEYA, encoded by the coding sequence TGTGTTCAACCTGGGCACGGACCCCGACCAGGCCGTAGTGAACGTAAACACCCGCATAGCGCAGGTGCTCAACCGCCTGCCCATACTGGTGCAGCGCGAGGGCGTGATTGTGAACCGCGTGGTGCCCAACATGCTGATGTACGTGAACTTGTACTCCAAAGACAAGAACACGGACATGAAGTACCTGTTCAACTTCGCCGGGGTGAACATGATACCCGAGCTGCAGCGCCTGGGCGGCATCGGCCGGGCCAGCATCCTGGGCAGCCGGCAGTACGCCATGCGCATTTGGCTGAAGCCCGACCGCATGCGGGCCTACAACATCTCGGTTGATGACGTGATGAAGGCCTTGGACGAGCAGAGCGTGATTGGCTCGCCGGGCCGCATCGGCCGCTCCGACGGCGGGCAGGCACAGTCGCTGGAATACGTGCTCAGCTACAAGGGCCGCTTCAACGACGTGGAAGAGTACAAGAACGTGATTCTCAGGGCCAACCCCGACGGCGAGAGCCTGCACCTGAAAGACATTGCCAACGTGTCGCTGGGCTCGGAGTTCTACGACATCTACTCCAATCTGAACCAGTATCCCTCGGCGGCCATCGTGCTTAAGCAGACCTACGGCTCCAACGCCTCGGACGTAATTAAGGAGGTGAAGGCCAAGCTGGAAGAGCTGAAAAAAACCAGCTTCCCGCCCGGCATGGACTACAAAATCACCTACGATGTGTCGAACTTTCTCGACGCCTCGATTGAGAACGTAATTCACACCCTGCGCGACGCCTTTATTCTGGTGGCCCTGGTAGTATTCCTTTTCCTCGGCGACTGGCGCTCCACGCTGATTCCGGCCATTGCCGTGCCGGTGTCGCTCATTGGCTCGTTCATGGCGATGCAGGCTTTCGGGCTTACCATCAATATGATTACGCTGTTTGCGCTGGTGCTCTCCATCGGTATTGTGGTGGATAACGCCATTGTGGTGATTGAGGCCGTGCACGCCAAGATGGAGGAGAAGCACATGTCACCCTTCAACGCGGTGCGCGAAGTGGTGGGCGAAATCAGCGGCGCCATCATTGCCATTACCATCATGATGACGGCCGTGTTCATTCCGGTGTCGTTCATGAGTGGCCCGGTGGGGATTTTCTACCGGCAGTTTTCCATCACCATGGCCACGGCTATTGTGATTTCGGGCCTGGTGGCTCTGACGCTGACGCCCGTGCTCTGCGCTATGATTCTAAAGAACAACCACGGTAAGCCCAAGAAGAAAACGCCCATCCAGCGCTTCTTCGATGCTTTCAACCGCGGGTTCGAGAAGTTGACCAACGCCTACACCGGCCTGCTGGAGAAGATTGTGGCCAACCGCGTCATCACCTTCGCCATGCTGCTGGCCTTCGGGCTGGGTATCTGGGCCATCACGGCAAAGCTGCCCGCCGGCTTTATCCCCAGCGAAGACCAGGGCCTGATTTACGCCATTGTACAAACACCGCCCGGCACCACGCTGGAGCAAACCAACGCCGTATCACAGCGCCTCGCCAGTCTGGCTAAAGACGTGCCGGGCATCGCCAACATTTCCACGCTGGCCGGTTACGAAGTGCTGACCGAAGGCCGTGGCTCGAACGCGGGTACCTGTCTGATTGACTTGAAGCCATGGTCGGAGCGCAAAGAATCCATTGCCGACATTATCGGGGCGCTGGAGAAAAAAGCGCACGAGATTCCCGGCGCGACCATCGAATTCTTCGAGCCGCCGGCAGTGCCGGGCTACGGCGCGGCGGGTGGTTTCCAGCTGCAGCTGCTGGACAAGACCAACTCCGGCGACTACAAGGCACTGGAAAAGGTGAACAATGAGTTCATCGCCAAGCTGAAAAAGCGCAAGGAGCTGACCGGCGTATTCACCTTCTTCTCGGCCAACTATCCGCAGTACGAGCTCCAGATTGACAACGAGCTGGCCATGCAAAAAGGCGTGAGCATCGGCAATGCCATGAACACGCTGAGCATCATGGTGGGCTCCACCTACGAGCTGGGCTTCATTAAGTACCAGCGCTTCTTTAAGGTGTACGTGCAGGCTTCGCCCGAATACCGGAAGCTGCCGCAGGACGTGCTAAACATGTGGGCCAAAAACGACAAGGGTGAAATGGTGCCGTTCTCGGCCTTCATGAAAATCGTGAAGTCGCAGGGCGCCAACGAAATCAACCGCTACAACATGTACACCACGGCCTCTATCCGGGGCGGGGCGGCCGAGGGCTACAGCTCGGGCGAAGCCATTAAGGCGGTACAGGAAGTAGCCCAGAGTCTGCCCCACGGCTACGACATTGACTGGGGCGGCTTGTCGAAAGACGAAGTATCGCGCGGCAATGAGTCGACCGTTATTTTCATCATCGTACTGGTGTTCGTGTACCTGGTGCTGGCGGCGCAGTACGAAAGCTTCCTGCTGCCGCTGGCCGTAATTTTCTCACTGATTGCGGGCGTGTTCGGGTCGTTCCTGTTCATCAAGATGTTTGGCCTGGCCAACGACATCTACGCCCAGGTAGGCTTGGTAATGCTCGTCGGTCTGCTGGGTAAAAACGCAGTACTGATTGTGGAATTCGCGGCCCTGAAACACGAGGAAGGCATGTCCGTGCGAGACGCGGCCATCGAAGGTGCCAAAGTGCGTTTCCGTCCTATTCTGATGACATCCTTCGCCTTCATTGCCGGCCTGATTCCGCTGGTGGTAGCCACGGGCGCGGGCGCCATCGGCAACCGGACTATCGGCTCATCGGCCCTGGGCGGCATGTTGTTTGGTACCGTGTTTGGGGTAATAATTATTCCTGGTCTGTACTACTTCTTCGGCACCCTGGCCGGCAAGAGCAAGCTGATTCGAGACGAAAACGAGTCGCCAATTCTGGAAGGAATTGAGCCGCGGGTATTAATTGAAGAAACAGAGGAATATGCTTAA
- a CDS encoding TolC family protein: protein MLNRSLNQLLGAALLAITVGACKTPELVVKTESRNTPASYSTAVATSDSTNMARVSWQQFFTDPNLQALIGTALQNNQELNITQQEIEIARNEIRARKGEYLPSVSLGGRVGAEKVGRYTLQGATEENVNIEEGHATPDPLTEFQLGAFATWEVDIWHKLRTARKAAATRYLASMEGRNFMVTNLISELATSYYELLALDNQLAIVQQNIGIQSNALELVRLQKESARVTELAVKRFEAQVQHSRSLQFRLQQQIVETENRINYLAGRYPQPVARNAQAFNDLLPQAIQAGLPAQMLSNRPDVRQAEQNLAAAKLDVQVARANFYPSLSLAAGVGLAAFKPGLLVSSPESMLFSLAGDMMAPLVNKNGIKAMYYNANAVQTQAVYKYEQTILNAYVEVANQLSNISNLEKSYDAKAKEVAALNQSVEISNSLFRSARADYTEVLFTQRDALESKFDLIETKMQQLNASVNVYRALGGGWR, encoded by the coding sequence ATGCTTAATAGAAGCTTAAATCAATTGCTGGGAGCTGCCCTGCTGGCTATTACAGTTGGGGCCTGCAAAACGCCCGAGCTGGTTGTGAAAACGGAAAGCCGCAACACTCCCGCCAGCTACTCTACCGCAGTAGCTACTTCGGACAGCACCAACATGGCCCGCGTCTCGTGGCAGCAATTCTTCACCGACCCTAACCTGCAGGCCCTGATTGGCACTGCCCTGCAGAACAACCAGGAGCTGAACATTACGCAGCAGGAAATTGAAATTGCCCGCAATGAAATTCGTGCCCGCAAAGGCGAGTACCTGCCTTCCGTTAGCTTAGGCGGCCGGGTAGGGGCTGAGAAAGTGGGCCGCTATACGCTCCAGGGTGCTACGGAAGAAAACGTTAACATTGAGGAAGGCCATGCTACGCCCGACCCTCTGACGGAATTTCAGCTGGGTGCTTTTGCTACCTGGGAGGTGGATATCTGGCATAAGCTGCGCACGGCCCGTAAAGCTGCTGCTACCCGTTACCTGGCCAGCATGGAAGGTCGTAACTTCATGGTTACTAACCTTATTTCCGAGCTGGCTACTTCCTATTACGAGCTACTGGCGCTGGATAATCAGCTGGCCATTGTGCAGCAGAACATCGGTATTCAGAGCAATGCCCTGGAGCTGGTGCGCCTGCAGAAAGAGTCGGCGCGGGTTACGGAGCTGGCCGTGAAGCGCTTTGAAGCCCAGGTGCAGCACTCCCGCAGCCTGCAGTTCCGGCTGCAGCAGCAAATTGTGGAAACCGAGAACCGCATCAACTACCTGGCTGGCCGTTACCCGCAGCCCGTTGCCCGGAATGCCCAAGCGTTTAACGATTTGCTGCCGCAGGCTATTCAGGCAGGGCTGCCCGCCCAGATGCTGAGCAACCGGCCCGATGTACGCCAGGCAGAGCAGAACCTGGCCGCCGCGAAGCTGGACGTGCAGGTGGCGCGCGCCAACTTCTATCCTTCGCTCTCCCTTGCGGCGGGCGTTGGGCTGGCGGCCTTTAAACCAGGCTTACTGGTTTCTTCACCGGAATCGATGCTCTTTTCGCTGGCGGGTGATATGATGGCTCCGCTGGTGAATAAGAATGGAATAAAGGCCATGTATTACAATGCCAATGCCGTTCAGACCCAGGCAGTGTATAAGTACGAGCAGACCATCCTGAATGCCTATGTGGAAGTAGCCAACCAGCTTTCCAATATCAGCAACCTGGAAAAAAGCTACGACGCCAAAGCCAAGGAAGTAGCGGCGCTGAACCAGTCCGTGGAAATTTCCAACAGCCTGTTCCGCTCGGCTCGGGCAGACTATACGGAAGTTCTTTTCACCCAGCGTGATGCCCTGGAATCTAAGTTCGACCTGATTGAAACAAAAATGCAGCAGCTCAATGCCTCGGTGAATGTGTATCGGGCGCTGGGTGGCGGCTGGAGGTAA